A window from Planctomycetota bacterium encodes these proteins:
- a CDS encoding EVE domain-containing protein: protein MRWLLKTEPDDYSIDDLERDGSTCWDGVANNAALKNMRDVRKKDLAFIYHTGKDKHVAGIATVTSDPYEKDGLTVFDVAFKSRLKHPPTLKMVKAEPSLADWALVKQARLSVMPVTMDQWKWVTERARQP, encoded by the coding sequence ATGCGTTGGTTACTCAAGACCGAACCGGACGATTACAGCATCGACGATCTCGAACGAGACGGCTCGACGTGCTGGGACGGCGTGGCCAACAACGCCGCGCTGAAGAACATGCGCGACGTCCGCAAGAAAGATCTGGCGTTCATCTACCACACGGGCAAGGACAAGCACGTCGCAGGCATCGCGACCGTGACGAGTGATCCGTACGAGAAGGACGGACTGACCGTCTTCGACGTCGCGTTCAAGAGCCGGCTGAAGCACCCGCCGACGCTCAAGATGGTCAAGGCCGAGCCTTCGCTGGCGGACTGGGCACTCGTGAAGCAGGCGCGACTGTCCGTCATGCCCGTGACGATGGACCAGTGGAAGTGGGTGACCGAGCGGGCACGACAGCCGTAG